DNA sequence from the Malus sylvestris chromosome 10, drMalSylv7.2, whole genome shotgun sequence genome:
TCACCGGACGATAACAATCACAAACCAATCTTGTTTCCGTAATTAAGAAAAAGAATCTCATCAATCATATTCAGCAGCACCTCCTTTGTTCAAAGCTCTTTCCAACCTTGTCTCGAATGGGGTACAATGCCAATTCACTCTCCCGTCAAGACCTAATCGAAGGAGCCTCACAAATACCTATCTGTATTTGCTGGTTGAGTTTGGTATTCCTTTGAAGGATGAGGCACCCAAACTCTTAGCAGCGGGAGGAGGAGCTCTGTGATTCCAGTATGTTCCAACAGACCCTATTATGGCCATCTCGTCAGGGCTTCTACTCGGTGACTTCCTTGGTGAAGATGAGGCTGGAAATTGTCTGAGCTCTTCAACAGTTAACGCACCTAAAATTGGTCTATCTTGATGGCTTCTTGCTGAGTTTGATCCATGGGGAGTGCTTTTCTCAGGCGTGAAGGTGTCTAAAGCAGTTGTGCTGGCCTTGTTAACTGGCGTATGTTCTGATGAAACCAACCAGTTCGAGAGGCTAGCATCAACTGCCAATTCTTGGTTGGGATTCTTTGATTGCTTCTTGTCTTGATCAGCTTTTGTTTTAAAGCTCAAACTTGGCTCTGAACTGAACGAAATCCGGGGTTCTTGATCCTGTGTGAAATTCTCTTTCTGAGGTTTCATCAGTGGTGTCCCTTTGGCTTTGACAGCTTTCCATTGTGTAAGATTCTCAACTGGGTTTAGCACCGAATGAACATAACCACTCCTATCGCGCGCATTGTGGTTCAACCCACCTGGTTTCATCGG
Encoded proteins:
- the LOC126585846 gene encoding uncharacterized protein LOC126585846 — protein: MGCFLECFGSSKDKKRRRNLRYRVHHRDHRHTSFEPVKSALSSAPEVEEKPISPALEEVRDKPVEQLSFSTRKKVTFDSNVKTYEHVSTNEATDPLLDSKENGKEEEGKNLEKPCQSKSSSEDSSVTSSSGSYPPNHRYQNCRDSDDEDEALDYDEYSDLDDEDEDDYDDDDGELEYEDEIVESNRGVSTPRLMTEDFDSPMPMKPGGLNHNARDRSGYVHSVLNPVENLTQWKAVKAKGTPLMKPQKENFTQDQEPRISFSSEPSLSFKTKADQDKKQSKNPNQELAVDASLSNWLVSSEHTPVNKASTTALDTFTPEKSTPHGSNSARSHQDRPILGALTVEELRQFPASSSPRKSPSRSPDEMAIIGSVGTYWNHRAPPPAAKSLGASSFKGIPNSTSKYR